The Balaenoptera acutorostrata chromosome 15, mBalAcu1.1, whole genome shotgun sequence genome contains a region encoding:
- the LOC103002656 gene encoding zinc finger protein 205 isoform X1 encodes MSADGGGIRATQDKERAQETPGHGHSCQEMLSESEGTVPLGAAQESPHIKMEPEEPHPEGASQEARAQGARGWVPLSQGSKEKAHFLPGGALPSPQIPVLSHEGRTRDRRMAAALLTAWSQMPVTFEDVAVYLSREEWGRLDHTQQSFYRDVLQKRNGLSLGFPFSRPFWASQVQGKGEASGSCQQMGDEEEEKRGAVEVGKEELAPSLGALGDMKSFKSRVGRAQGDAPWCGQRAVGGQSSGPAKDDVQPGPAEEAQSEPAPPDISIPKAQEGRFPEQPREGETTAPESSEEGLAPDGDAGKKTYKCEQCGKAFSWHSHLVTHRRTHTGEKPYACTDCGKRFGRSSHLIQHQIIHTGEKPYTCPSCWKSFSHHSTLIQHQRIHTGEKPYVCDRCAKRFTRRSDLVTHQGTHTGAKPHKCPICGKCFTQSSALVTHQRTHTGVKPYPCPECGKCFSQRSNLIAHNRTHTGEKPYHCLDCGKSFSHSSHLTAHQRTHRGVRPYSCPLCGKSFSRRSNLHRHEKIHTAGPKALAMLMLGAAGALAAPPPAPT; translated from the exons ATGTCTGCGGATGGCGGAGGCATCCGTGCTACCCAGGACAAGGAGAGAGCCCAAGAG ACTCCAGGTCACGGGCATTCTTGTCAAGAAATGCTTTCCGAGTCGGAGGGGACAGTGCCGTTGGGAGCCGCTCAGGAGTCACCCCACATCAAGATGGAACCAGAAGAGCCGCACCCTGAGGGGGCATCACAGGAGGCCAGAGCTCAAGGAGCACGGGGCTGGGTGCCCCTAAGCCAGGGCTCTAAGGAGAAAGCACATTTCCTGCCTGGTGGAG ccctcccctccccccagatcCCTGTGCTCTCTCACGAGGGGAGGACCAGAGACCGGCGGATGGCCGCGGCGCTTCTCACTGCCTGGTCCCAG ATGCCAGTGACCTTTGAGGACGTGGCTGTGTACCTCTCCCGGGAGGAGTGGGGGCGGCTGGACCACACACAGCAGAGCTTCTACAGGGATGTCCTGCAGAAGAGGAACGGGCTGTCCTTGG GGTTTCCCTTCAGCAGGCCTTTCTGGGCCTCTCAAGTGCAGGGCAAGGGCGAGGCCTCGGGATCCTGCCAGCAGAtgggagatgaggaggaggagaagagag GAGCCGTGGAGGTGGGCAAGGAGGAGCTAGCCCCGTCCCTGGGAGCCCTTGGGGATATGAAGTCCTTCAAAAGCAGGGTGGGGAGAGCCCAGGGGGACGCCCCATGGTGTGGGCAGCGAGCAGTCGGCGGCCAGAGCTCAGGGCCAGCCAAGGACGATGTGCAGCCGGGTCCCGCGGAGGAGGCACAGTCGGAACCAGCCCCGCCTGACATCAGCATCCCAAAAGCCCAGGAGGGCCGCTTCCCAGAGCAACCCAGAGAGGGGGAGACGACCGCCCCTGAGAGCAGCGAGGAGGGCCTGGCCCCTGACGGCGACGCCGGCAAGAAGACCTACAAGTGCGAGCAGTGTGGCAAGGCCTTCAGCTGGCACTCGCACTTGGTGACGCACCGGCGCACGCACACGGGCGAGAAGCCCTACGCCTGCACGGACTGCGGCAAGCGCTTCGGCCGCAGCTCGCACCTCATCCAGCACCAGATCATCCACACTGGCGAGAAGCCCTACACCTGCCCGTCGTGCTGGAAGAGCTTTAGCCACCACTCGACGCTGATCCAGCACCAGCGCATCCACACGGGTGAGAAGCCCTACGTGTGCGACCGCTGCGCCAAGCGCTTCACCCGCCGCTCGGACTTGGTCACCCACCAGGGCACCCACACGGGCGCCAAGCCGCACAAATGCCCCATCTGCGGCAAGTGCTTCACGCAGAGCTCAGCCCTGGTCACCCACCAGCGCACCCACACCGGGGTCAAGCCCTACCCATGCCCCGAGTGCGGCAAGTGCTTCAGCCAGCGCTCCAACCTCATCGCCCACAACCGCACGCACACCGGCGAGAAGCCCTACCACTGCCTCGACTGCGGCAAGAGCTTCAGCCACAGCTCCCACCTCACCGCCCACCAGCGCACCCACCGCGGCGTCCGGCCCTACTCCTGCCCCCTGTGCGGCAAGAGCTTCAGCCGGCGCTCCAACCTGCACCGGCACGAGAAGATCCACACGGCGGGGCCCAAGGCCCTGGCCATGCTGATGCTGGGGGCAGCCGGGGCTCTGGCGGCGCCCCCTCCGGCCCCCACCTAG
- the ZSCAN10 gene encoding zinc finger and SCAN domain-containing protein 10: MGPRASLSRLRELCSHWLRPALHTKKQILELLVLEQFLSVLPPHLLARLQGQQLRDGEEVVLLLEGVQRESSNVGPLDFSFTAGKNCPRAEVTLEEQGGSSQVSSHSPKKEVPSEGPPALEPSQELSLSQPVPSKPAEMGAWRCPPSSKQPLSPGPRRTLQATQESAPQGPELWPEENSGDQELAAVLESLTFEDVPAKKAWPVHPLGFGGRTPDEAFKEEEPKGVSWPAAISAKSQGESPRVAEEPHTQSLCPGPEVGGPGGEMSPPDRSEVLEVKVAGGAPKSEPEIKFICTDCGVSFPQLARLETHQLRSHPGARSFLCLCCGKSFGRSSILKLHMRTHTDERPHTCHLCGHRFRQSSHLSKHLQTHSSEPAFLCAECGQGFQRRARLMQHLLAHAQDQKPPGAPETKTPAPPDLAIVLCSHCGQTFQRRSSLKRHLRIHAKDQGHQCSECSGSLRPGPELRPYVCGDCGKAFRRSEHLGAHRRVHTGERPFSCQVCGRSFSQSSQLVCHQRVHTGEKPYSCPHCGKRFMRRAGLARHLLTHGGPRPHHCAQCGKSFSQTQDLARHRRSHTGEKPCRCSECGEGFSQSAHLARHQRIHTGEKPHVCDTCGHRFRNSSNLARHRRSHTGERPYSCQKCGRSFRRNAHLQRHLATHAGAGDEGASGQAEPPQECLECGKIFSRSCNLLRHMLVHTGARPYSCTQCGRSFSRNSHLLRHLRTHARETLY, encoded by the exons ATGGGGCCGAGGGCATCCCTGAGCCGCCTCCGGGAGCTCTGTAGCCACTGGCTGCGGCCGGCTCTTCACACCAAGAAGCAGATCCTGGAGCTGCTGGTGCTGGAGCAGTTCCTGAGTGTGCTGCCCCCACACCTCCTGGCCCGGCTCCAGGGCCAGCAGCTCAGGGATGGCGAAGAGGTGGTGTTGCTGTTGGAGGGTGTCCAGAGGGAGTCCAGCAATGTGGGGCCGCTG GATTTTAGTTTTACTGCTGGCAAGAATTGTCCCCGTGCAGAGGTCACCTTGGAGGAACAGGGGGGCTCTTCCCAAGTCTCCAGCCACAGCCCCAAGAAGGAAGTGCCCTCAGAAGGGCCTCCAGCCCTGGAGCCATCGCAGGAACTCTCGCTGTCCCAGCCAGTGCCCTCCAAGCCTGCTGAGATGGGGGCCTGGAGATGTCCCCCAAGTTCAAAGCAGCCATTGAGCCCAGGTCCCAGGAGAACATTGCAGGCCACGCAAGAGAGCG CCCCCCAGGGCCCTGAGCTGTGGCCAGAGGAGAACTCTGGAGATCAGGAGCTGGCAGCTGTGCTG GAGTCCCTAACCTTTGAAGATGTCCCAGCAAAGAAGGCTTGGCCTGTGCATCCTCTGG GATTTGGAGGCAGAACCCCAGACGAGGCGTTTAAAGAAGAGGAACCGAAAGGGGTGTCCTGGCCCGCTGCCATCTCAGCAAAGTCTCAGGGAGAGAGTCCCAGGGTAGCGGAAGAGCCCCACACTCAGTCGCTCTGCCCGGGCCCTGAGGTGGGCGGCCCCGGTGGAGAAATGTCCCCTCCCGACAGGAGTGAAGTTCTCGAGGTCAAAGTGGCTGGGGGCGCCCCCAAGTCGGAGCCGGAGATAAAGTTCATCTGCACAGACTGCGGGGTGAGCTTCCCACAGCTGGCCCGCCTGGAGACGCACCAGCTGCGGTCTCACCCGGGCGCGCGGTCCTTCCTGTGCTTGTGCTGCGGGAAGAGCTTCGGCCGCAGCTCCATCCTCAAGCTGCACATGCGCACGCACACGGATGAGCGGCCGCACACCTGCCACCTCTGCGGCCACCGCTTTCGCCAGAGCTCGCACCTGAGCAAACACCTGCAGACGCACTCCTCCGAGCCCGCCTTCCTGTGTGCCGAGTGCGGCCAGGGCTTCCAGCGCCGGGCCCGCCTCATGCAGCACCTGCTGGCGCACGCCCAGGACCAAAAGCCCCCAGGCGCCCCGGAGACCAAGACCCCAGCGCCCCCCGATCTGGCCATCGTCCTGTGCTCTCACTGCGGCCAAACTTTCCAGCGCCGCTCCAGCCTCAAGCGCCATCTGCGGATCCACGCCAAGGACCAGGGCCACCAATGCTCCGAGTGCTCGGGCAGCCTGCGTCCCGGGCCCGAGCTCAGGCCTTACGTGTGCGGCGACTGCGGCAAGGCTTTCCGGCGCAGCGAGCACCTCGGGGCACACCGGCGTGTGCACACAGGCGAGCGGCCCTTCTCCTGCCAGGTCTGCGGCCGCAGCTTCAGTCAGAGCTCCCAGCTGGTCTGCCACCAGCGGGTGCACACGGGCGAGAAGCCCTACAGCTGCCCGCACTGCGGGAAGCGTTTCATGCGAAGGGCCGGCCTCGCCCGCCACCTCCTGACCCACGGCGGCCCGAGGCCCCACCACTGCGCCCAGTGCGGCAAGAGCTTCAGCCAGACGCAGGACCTCGCCCGCCACCGGCGCAGCCACACGGGGGAGAAGCCCTGCCGCTGCAGCGAGTGCGGCGAGGGCTTTAGCCAGAGCGCCCACCTGGCGCGCCACCAGCGCATCCACACCGGGGAGAAGCCTCACGTCTGTGACACGTGCGGCCACCGCTTCCGCAACAGCTCCAACCTGGCCCGCCACCGCCGCAGCCACACGGGCGAGCGGCCCTACAGCTGCCAGAAGTGCGGCCGGAGCTTCCGGCGCAACGCCCACCTGCAGCGCCACCTGGCCACCCACGCCGGGGCGGGGGACGAGGGCGCGTCTGGGCAGGCCGAGCCCCCCCAGGAGTGCCTGGAGTGCGGCAAGATCTTCAGCCGCAGCTGCAACCTACTGCGGCACATGCTGGTGCACACGGGGGCCAGGCCCTACTCCTGCACGCAGTGTGGCCGCAGCTTCAGCCGCAACTCCCACCTGCTGCGCCACCTGAGAACCCACGCCCGGGAGACCCTGTACTAG